The following proteins are co-located in the Bubalus bubalis isolate 160015118507 breed Murrah chromosome 21, NDDB_SH_1, whole genome shotgun sequence genome:
- the LOC102391467 gene encoding 15 kDa protein B, translating to MTGAWKALVLLAGLAAVACVAQRGLSYEEIVTQALKFFNQGRRGQRIFGLLESTPPPPDLNSTTIPLNFRIKETVCFLLWYRRRPRQCPFREGGEELNCTGSFFMLRQLRLLSLNCVPDRELEPEPRRRERRSAGSSGEDPPELDSSNLPPAVRDLYDRAKYDIISNILRNF from the exons ATGACAGGGGCTTGGAAGGCACTGGTGCTGCTGGCAGGCTTGGCAGCCGTGGCCTGTGTGGCCCAGCGTGGTCTGAGCTATGAAGAGATCGTCACCCAGGCCCTGAAGTTCTTCAACCAGGGGCGGCGAGGACAGCGCATCTTTGGCCTGCTGGAAAGCACCCCGCCGCCACCTGATTTG AACTCCACCACGATCCCGCTCAACTTCAGGATTAAAGAGACTGTGTGCTTCCTGCTCTGGTACCGCCGAAGGCCCCGACAGTGTCCTTTCAGGGAGGGCGGG GAGGAGCTGAACTGCACCGGCTCCTTCTTCATGCTGCGGCAACTCCGCCTCCTGTCGCTCAACTGCGTGCCGGACCGTGAGCTGGAGCCAGAG CCCCGCCGCCGGGAGAGGCGCTCTGCTGGGTCCTCTGGGGAAGACCCTCCAGAACTTGACAGCTCCAATCTGCCACCTGCGGTCAGGGACCTGTATGATAGAGCCAAGTACGACATTATCTCCAACATCCTGAGGAATTTCTag